A genomic region of Methanobacterium sp. SMA-27 contains the following coding sequences:
- a CDS encoding DUF362 domain-containing protein encodes MDERTVFVEGVLPNSESLGASIKKVLLKSTNNLEWLSKGDLVLLKPALNSPNPYPSTTHPLSVKVVKEVLTERGAEVVVGDQSGLKDVLHDSSGVIHGKTQDNYVKSGMGTIEDRFISFESEGWEEGFIHHQSEHTTSWPKGFYITRWIKEADHIINLPRLSTHSQAGVTLGFKNMVGILRDDSRMDFHANGPFNNFIKNETHGSNLKSMDDGSDTFIEKIVEINDAIKEKLRTTLFVATKAQTTFGPNTNSLKIGKLEIGKAHVVKLKPGLVFASNDPVSTESFAIAILKDLRKNLPSLPRISSALLLFSNSNVTKLDETPIKDMIFIRHAIDIGLGEMPTQLVYNNVPESLKERLKEYI; translated from the coding sequence ATGGATGAAAGAACAGTTTTTGTAGAGGGTGTATTACCCAATTCTGAATCATTAGGTGCTTCAATTAAAAAAGTGTTATTAAAATCTACAAATAATTTAGAATGGCTCTCCAAGGGTGATCTTGTTCTTTTAAAACCTGCCTTGAATTCACCTAACCCTTACCCATCCACAACACATCCACTATCAGTAAAGGTTGTCAAGGAAGTTCTAACAGAAAGGGGTGCAGAGGTAGTTGTTGGAGATCAATCAGGATTAAAGGATGTTCTCCATGATTCATCTGGTGTTATACATGGAAAAACTCAGGATAATTATGTCAAATCAGGCATGGGTACAATAGAGGACAGATTCATAAGTTTTGAATCTGAAGGTTGGGAAGAAGGATTTATCCACCACCAATCAGAACATACCACATCATGGCCCAAGGGTTTTTACATAACCAGATGGATTAAAGAAGCTGATCATATTATAAATTTGCCAAGATTAAGTACACACAGTCAGGCAGGTGTTACCCTGGGTTTTAAGAATATGGTAGGCATATTAAGGGATGATAGCAGGATGGATTTCCATGCAAACGGTCCATTTAATAATTTCATAAAAAATGAAACCCACGGAAGCAATCTTAAATCCATGGATGATGGATCTGATACTTTTATTGAAAAGATAGTGGAAATAAATGATGCCATAAAAGAAAAACTTCGTACAACACTTTTTGTTGCAACAAAGGCACAGACAACATTCGGACCAAACACCAATTCCCTTAAAATTGGAAAATTAGAAATAGGAAAAGCACATGTTGTTAAACTCAAACCAGGACTAGTATTCGCAAGTAACGACCCAGTTTCAACAGAATCATTCGCAATAGCAATATTAAAGGACTTAAGAAAGAATTTACCTTCTTTACCCCGAATTTCTTCGGCATTACTATTATTTTCCAACAGTAACGTTACTAAACTTGACGAGACACCCATCAAGGATATGATATTTATTCGCCACGCAATTGATATTGGTCTTGGAGAAATGCCTACCCAACTAGTTTATAACAATGTTCCAGAAAGTTTAAAGGAACGCTTAAAAGAATACATTTAA
- a CDS encoding NAD(P)/FAD-dependent oxidoreductase, whose product MLNKQENQKTAIIIGAGPAGLTAAYELLDKTDIKPIIYEKSNDIGGISKTINYKGNRIDIGGHRFFSKSERVMDWWMNILPLQGAPAKDDLAVGREIPISNESIKHDIGSVKTKTFPAPDPEKIDEVMLNRSRLSRIFFLRKFFNYPISLNYNTFANLGIKRTVKIGLSYIKTSFSQIKPEKSLEDFFINRFGVELYRTFFKDYTEKVWGVSCNQITAEWGSQRIKGLSITNTILHAFKKRFTRDSSISQKNVETSLIGQFMYPKHGPGQLWEEVAKLIIENGGEIHHGNKVVGIESKENELDAIKVLDEFTGEFKRIEGDYFLSTMPVKDLINSFEKKLPYDVSEVAQGLMYRDFITVGLLLNELKIKNETKMITVNDLVPDNWIYIQERDVKIGRLQIFNNWSPYLVKDDSKVWIGLEYFCNEGDEMWNMSNENFTDFAIKELEKIDIINADEVIDSVVIKVQKTYPAYFGTYKKFDIIKNFTNQFENLFLIGRNGMHRYNNMDHSMLTAMTAVENIKNDIKSKENIWNINAEEEYHEEK is encoded by the coding sequence ATGCTTAATAAACAAGAAAATCAAAAAACAGCGATTATTATAGGTGCAGGTCCAGCAGGACTGACAGCAGCCTATGAACTACTCGATAAGACAGATATAAAACCAATTATTTACGAAAAAAGTAATGATATTGGAGGTATATCAAAGACTATTAATTACAAAGGTAACAGGATCGATATTGGAGGTCATAGATTTTTTTCTAAATCAGAAAGAGTTATGGATTGGTGGATGAATATTTTACCACTTCAAGGTGCTCCTGCAAAGGATGATCTTGCAGTTGGAAGGGAAATACCAATATCAAATGAATCTATTAAACATGATATAGGGTCTGTTAAAACAAAAACGTTCCCTGCACCAGATCCTGAGAAGATTGATGAAGTGATGCTTAATCGTAGCAGGTTGTCACGGATTTTTTTTCTTAGAAAATTCTTTAACTATCCTATATCCTTAAATTACAATACATTCGCTAATTTAGGAATTAAAAGAACTGTTAAAATAGGTTTAAGTTATATTAAAACATCATTTAGTCAAATAAAACCTGAAAAATCCCTTGAAGACTTTTTTATAAATAGATTCGGTGTTGAATTGTATCGTACATTTTTTAAGGATTATACAGAAAAGGTTTGGGGTGTTTCATGTAACCAAATTACAGCAGAATGGGGATCTCAACGGATAAAAGGCCTTTCTATAACAAATACAATATTGCATGCTTTCAAAAAGCGATTCACACGTGATAGTTCTATATCTCAGAAGAATGTTGAGACAAGTTTAATAGGTCAATTCATGTATCCAAAACATGGTCCTGGCCAGTTGTGGGAGGAAGTTGCAAAGCTCATTATAGAAAATGGTGGAGAAATACATCATGGAAATAAGGTTGTAGGAATAGAAAGCAAAGAAAATGAGTTAGATGCGATTAAAGTTTTGGATGAGTTTACAGGTGAATTTAAGAGGATTGAGGGGGATTACTTCTTATCAACTATGCCAGTTAAAGATTTAATAAATTCTTTTGAAAAAAAGTTACCTTATGATGTTTCCGAAGTTGCACAAGGTTTAATGTACCGTGATTTCATAACAGTAGGCCTCCTTCTAAATGAATTGAAAATCAAAAATGAAACCAAAATGATTACGGTTAACGATTTAGTTCCTGACAACTGGATATATATTCAAGAAAGGGATGTGAAGATAGGTAGACTTCAAATATTCAATAATTGGAGCCCATATCTTGTAAAAGATGACTCTAAAGTATGGATAGGTCTTGAATATTTCTGCAACGAAGGGGACGAAATGTGGAACATGTCTAATGAAAATTTCACAGATTTTGCTATCAAAGAATTAGAAAAAATTGACATCATAAATGCAGACGAGGTAATTGATAGTGTAGTCATAAAAGTCCAAAAGACTTATCCTGCATACTTTGGAACCTATAAAAAGTTCGATATCATTAAAAATTTCACGAACCAGTTTGAAAACCTTTTTCTAATAGGAAGAAATGGAATGCACCGTTACAACAATATGGACCATTCCATGCTCACAGCAATGACCGCAGTAGAAAACATAAAAAATGATATAAAATCAAAAGAAAATATCTGGAACATAAATGCAGAAGAAGAATATCATGAAGAAAAATGA
- a CDS encoding helix-turn-helix domain-containing protein, whose protein sequence is MTKNKKSKIKKKQGRPSKLTPELQAEIVLLLKAGNFIETICGTVGINKSTFYDWNNKGKESKHPKNKYRKFHEAVEQAMAWSEARNVALITKHSEENWRAAAWMLSRKHPDKWGKKIHEDFDLDIDELDENPVIISKEELAIIKKVLDSVTSQSKQ, encoded by the coding sequence ATGACAAAGAATAAAAAAAGTAAAATTAAAAAGAAGCAAGGTAGGCCATCTAAATTAACACCTGAATTACAAGCTGAAATAGTATTATTACTTAAAGCGGGAAATTTTATAGAAACAATTTGTGGAACTGTGGGTATTAACAAATCCACATTTTATGATTGGAATAATAAGGGGAAAGAATCTAAACATCCCAAAAATAAATACAGGAAATTTCATGAAGCTGTAGAACAGGCTATGGCTTGGAGTGAAGCAAGGAACGTGGCCCTCATAACCAAACATAGTGAAGAAAACTGGAGAGCTGCTGCATGGATGTTGTCACGTAAACATCCTGATAAATGGGGTAAGAAGATACATGAAGATTTTGATCTAGATATTGATGAATTAGATGAAAATCCTGTAATTATATCTAAGGAAGAGTTGGCTATCATCAAAAAAGTATTGGACTCAGTTACAAGTCAAAGTAAACAATAA
- a CDS encoding 4Fe-4S dicluster domain-containing protein has product MGCGTCEQVCLSGKIKMINGKPNWQKDVQCFSCHACLNYCPEQAVQIKSTRLLKSYTDKNERYPHPYATDDDLAGQKMRNLKESEIIGE; this is encoded by the coding sequence GTGGGTTGTGGGACCTGTGAACAGGTTTGTTTGTCGGGAAAGATAAAAATGATTAATGGAAAACCAAATTGGCAGAAAGATGTCCAATGTTTTTCCTGTCATGCATGTCTCAATTACTGCCCGGAACAGGCAGTTCAAATCAAATCCACACGTTTATTAAAATCATATACTGACAAAAACGAAAGGTATCCACATCCTTATGCAACAGATGATGATCTTGCTGGACAAAAAATGAGAAATTTGAAAGAGAGTGAAATAATTGGGGAATAA
- a CDS encoding C39 family peptidase: MNFSSVAAINSSTSNSTINLNKTNSTSTTLMTTTNTVTTTQTIKTVAAVNKYGLTLTQIKDGQYRAQKFYCTYNRLPNYVSYGTTKIPITTFKQILAAYGLKLIYNTWVTDTKVVYDHQDTSYTCGPSSLKMDFSNYGMNLNEMGLASYAGSNSNIGTTHVGLINAVSKVNLKYGTHFRAWDQSFSSVGWTGLYSYISHNNPVILHIRSFLNPNSGHYVLLTGINLYLKQVKIADPSYGYRTLSFSSLLTKMNWVVSTGRTTKPLIFLTNT, encoded by the coding sequence ATGAATTTTAGTAGTGTAGCTGCTATTAATAGTAGCACTTCAAATTCGACAATCAATCTAAACAAAACAAACAGCACTTCAACAACTTTAATGACCACTACAAATACTGTAACAACAACCCAGACGATAAAAACAGTAGCGGCTGTAAATAAATATGGTTTAACACTTACTCAGATAAAAGATGGACAATATAGGGCTCAAAAATTCTATTGTACATACAATAGATTACCAAACTATGTAAGTTATGGAACTACAAAAATACCGATAACTACATTTAAACAAATTTTAGCGGCATATGGCTTAAAATTGATTTACAATACTTGGGTCACTGATACAAAGGTTGTATACGATCATCAGGACACATCATACACATGCGGCCCATCGTCACTTAAGATGGATTTTTCAAATTATGGTATGAACCTAAATGAGATGGGGCTAGCTTCTTATGCAGGATCCAATTCTAACATAGGCACTACACATGTTGGACTGATCAATGCTGTTAGTAAAGTAAATTTAAAATATGGGACCCATTTCAGAGCATGGGATCAATCCTTCTCTTCAGTAGGATGGACTGGACTTTACAGTTACATATCCCACAACAATCCAGTAATACTACACATAAGATCATTTTTAAATCCAAACTCGGGACATTATGTGCTTTTAACCGGAATAAACCTTTATTTAAAACAAGTAAAGATAGCAGATCCATCATATGGATATAGGACTCTTTCATTCAGTTCACTGCTAACAAAAATGAACTGGGTAGTTTCAACAGGAAGAACAACTAAACCTTTGATATTCCTCACTAATACTTAA
- a CDS encoding DUF4389 domain-containing protein, which produces MVIAKCEKCGEEYQLKSNEKPSDFQCECGGGLSSKEVLVEPVKPTKPKKTSESWKEQNNGVKTGEFELNELFEYEEKASRIELFVRIFYAIPVGIILFLYGIIVGILLALQWIIILLLGQRNEGLNDFIRGYLEYYVHLISYFAYMTDKRPGVTPKKVKIYEVIE; this is translated from the coding sequence ATGGTGATTGCAAAGTGTGAGAAATGTGGAGAAGAGTATCAACTAAAATCTAATGAGAAACCTTCTGACTTTCAGTGTGAATGTGGGGGAGGATTATCCTCAAAAGAGGTACTAGTTGAACCTGTAAAACCCACAAAACCTAAAAAAACGTCTGAAAGTTGGAAAGAACAGAATAATGGTGTTAAAACTGGTGAATTTGAATTAAATGAACTCTTTGAATATGAGGAAAAAGCCAGTCGAATAGAATTATTTGTTAGGATATTTTATGCTATTCCTGTTGGCATAATACTCTTTTTATATGGTATTATAGTGGGTATACTTTTAGCTCTACAATGGATAATAATATTACTCCTCGGACAACGAAATGAAGGTTTAAATGATTTCATTAGAGGATATTTAGAATATTATGTCCATTTAATAAGCTATTTTGCTTATATGACTGATAAAAGACCAGGTGTGACTCCAAAAAAGGTTAAAATATACGAAGTTATTGAATAG
- the ercA gene encoding alcohol dehydrogenase-like regulatory protein ErcA, translating into MDNEFELRKFVAPEFVFGSGARFLLGRYLKNFEANKVLLVTDPGIVSSGWLDEIIGALKSGDYEYELYSNIKSNPRTEEVMEGARVYESKRCDVIVALGGGSPMDCAKGIGIVTSNKKHINEFEGVDKVSIPSPPLICIPTTAGSSADVSQFAIISDRVRKVKIAIISKKLVPDVALIDPVTTTTLNRYMTVCTAFDILSHAMEAYVSNASSPITDIHSIEAINLFSSNIIPCINDLDNIQFRGNLMLASLHAGLAFSNASLGLVHAMAHSLGGLKDLPHGECNAILLEHVVDFNFSSEPERYIKIAKTLGFNDLNDKYGLIKGIVNLKIETGVNRTLKEIDVDEEDIPELAKRAMQDPCILTNPLIPKISDVEEIFKNAL; encoded by the coding sequence TTGGATAATGAATTTGAACTGAGAAAGTTTGTTGCACCTGAATTTGTATTTGGTTCTGGTGCTAGATTTTTGTTGGGAAGATATCTCAAGAATTTCGAAGCAAACAAAGTTCTTTTAGTAACAGATCCAGGTATAGTTTCTTCAGGGTGGCTTGATGAGATTATTGGGGCTTTAAAATCTGGGGATTATGAATATGAATTATATTCCAATATTAAATCAAATCCCCGAACAGAAGAGGTTATGGAAGGGGCCCGAGTTTACGAGAGTAAAAGATGCGATGTGATAGTGGCTCTTGGTGGTGGTAGTCCAATGGACTGTGCAAAGGGTATAGGAATTGTAACTTCAAATAAAAAACATATAAATGAATTTGAAGGTGTAGATAAGGTTAGTATACCATCACCTCCTTTAATATGTATACCAACCACTGCAGGTAGTTCTGCAGATGTATCCCAATTTGCAATAATATCCGACAGAGTGAGAAAAGTTAAAATTGCAATTATCAGTAAGAAACTTGTTCCAGATGTTGCATTAATTGATCCGGTTACTACTACAACCTTAAATCGGTACATGACTGTTTGTACGGCATTTGACATATTAAGCCATGCTATGGAGGCTTATGTTTCTAATGCAAGTTCACCTATTACAGATATCCATTCTATTGAAGCAATAAACCTTTTTTCATCTAATATAATACCTTGCATCAATGATCTTGATAATATACAATTCCGGGGTAATTTAATGCTTGCAAGTCTTCATGCTGGTTTGGCATTTTCAAATGCTAGTCTTGGCCTGGTTCATGCAATGGCCCATAGCCTAGGTGGTCTTAAAGATCTGCCTCATGGAGAGTGTAATGCCATTCTTTTAGAACATGTTGTGGATTTCAACTTCTCTTCTGAACCAGAAAGATACATTAAAATTGCTAAAACCCTTGGATTTAATGATTTAAATGATAAATACGGTCTTATAAAGGGTATAGTAAATCTTAAAATTGAAACTGGAGTGAATCGTACGCTTAAAGAGATCGATGTTGATGAGGAGGATATTCCAGAACTTGCAAAAAGGGCAATGCAAGATCCATGTATATTAACCAATCCACTTATACCTAAAATAAGTGATGTGGAGGAAATATTTAAAAATGCCTTATGA
- a CDS encoding GtrA family protein gives MKLAIKNISKKLLKDETNKTHIQMFRYLFVGGAAFIVDFLSLFILTDFFGIYYLISAGIAFILGLIVNYFLSISWVFNKRKLKKRHIEFGIFALIGIVGLGLNEIFIWFFTQDLQIYYLISKIFAAVIILFWNFFARKFVLFRD, from the coding sequence ATGAAGCTTGCAATTAAAAATATAAGTAAAAAGTTATTGAAAGATGAAACTAACAAAACTCATATCCAAATGTTTAGATACCTCTTTGTGGGAGGAGCTGCTTTCATAGTCGATTTTTTATCTTTATTTATATTAACTGATTTTTTTGGCATTTATTATCTGATTTCTGCAGGAATAGCATTCATTTTAGGATTAATAGTTAACTACTTCCTTAGTATAAGCTGGGTTTTTAACAAAAGGAAATTAAAAAAGAGACACATTGAATTTGGAATTTTTGCACTTATTGGGATAGTAGGACTCGGATTAAACGAAATATTTATTTGGTTTTTTACACAGGATCTTCAAATATATTATTTAATATCCAAAATATTTGCTGCAGTTATAATATTATTCTGGAACTTTTTTGCAAGAAAATTCGTTTTATTCAGAGATTAA
- a CDS encoding sensor histidine kinase — protein MPYETDDWDSLRDKIIGLGESSIQKSYYPELQKRLGELERFRALLDQSNDPIFLLEISSGRFTDVTKSASEQLGYPHEKMLEMTLKDLVNNDEMMRIQLILNEMVENKESTGKKTFSSVFNTVESQKIPVEISASVVNFSDVLYIVMVVRDITEREKAEKAFEESEQRLTDIIDFLPDATFAIDQDGKVIAWNRAIEEMTGTKKEDIIGKGDYAYSVPWYNEHRPVLIDLIGNNDSEYISKYKYVKKDGKTIYAEVFVPSVYNGLGAYLWVTASPLLDSNGQQYGAIESVRDISDRKKAEDKIKKSLDEKETLLREIHHRVKNNMQIISSLLNLQIQYENLDERVGVLKESQGRVKSMAIIHEKLYQSSSLNYINFKEYIEKLILDIFYSYGITSGAIESVLDIEDIHLNVDTAIPLGLIINELVTNSVKYAFPKCKGKITLKLVSNKDLIELTITDNGIGIPEDLNIENSKTLGLQLVQNLVNQLEGKLELDVNHGTEFKIIFKELKYKERI, from the coding sequence ATGCCTTATGAAACTGATGATTGGGATTCATTACGTGATAAGATTATAGGTCTTGGTGAATCTTCCATACAAAAGAGTTATTATCCTGAGTTACAGAAGAGATTGGGTGAACTTGAAAGATTTCGTGCTTTGCTGGATCAGAGTAATGATCCAATTTTTCTTCTAGAAATTTCCTCAGGACGTTTTACTGATGTTACTAAATCTGCATCTGAGCAATTAGGATACCCCCATGAAAAAATGCTTGAGATGACCTTGAAAGACCTGGTGAATAATGATGAAATGATGAGAATTCAACTAATTTTAAATGAAATGGTTGAAAACAAGGAATCAACTGGTAAAAAAACCTTTTCGTCGGTTTTCAATACTGTTGAAAGTCAAAAAATTCCTGTTGAGATAAGTGCAAGTGTTGTTAATTTCAGCGATGTACTTTATATTGTTATGGTAGTAAGAGACATTACCGAACGTGAAAAGGCAGAAAAGGCTTTTGAAGAATCAGAACAGCGTTTAACGGATATTATAGATTTTTTACCCGATGCAACTTTTGCAATCGATCAAGATGGAAAAGTTATAGCTTGGAACAGAGCCATTGAAGAGATGACCGGTACCAAAAAAGAAGACATCATTGGTAAGGGAGATTATGCCTATTCTGTACCATGGTATAATGAACATCGCCCTGTTCTAATTGATCTTATAGGAAATAATGATTCAGAGTATATTTCAAAGTATAAATACGTCAAAAAAGATGGCAAAACAATTTATGCAGAAGTCTTTGTACCTTCAGTATACAATGGTCTAGGCGCTTATCTATGGGTAACAGCATCACCACTTTTAGACAGTAATGGGCAACAATATGGTGCTATTGAGTCTGTAAGAGATATATCTGACCGTAAAAAAGCAGAAGACAAAATAAAAAAATCTTTAGATGAAAAAGAAACTCTTCTTCGAGAGATCCATCATAGGGTCAAAAATAATATGCAGATTATTTCTAGTTTATTGAACTTGCAAATACAATATGAGAACTTAGATGAGAGAGTAGGAGTTTTAAAGGAGAGCCAAGGCCGGGTGAAAAGCATGGCAATAATCCATGAAAAACTTTATCAGTCTTCAAGTCTTAACTACATCAATTTCAAAGAATACATTGAGAAACTTATTTTGGATATATTCTATTCTTATGGAATCACATCAGGCGCCATTGAATCTGTATTAGATATTGAAGATATTCATTTAAACGTCGACACTGCCATACCACTAGGACTCATCATCAACGAATTAGTAACTAATAGTGTCAAATACGCATTTCCCAAATGTAAAGGAAAAATAACCTTAAAACTCGTCTCAAACAAAGACTTAATAGAACTCACTATCACTGATAATGGAATAGGAATACCAGAAGACCTCAATATAGAAAATTCAAAAACTCTTGGCCTGCAACTAGTACAAAATCTTGTTAACCAATTAGAAGGAAAATTAGAATTGGATGTGAATCATGGAACAGAATTCAAAATCATATTTAAAGAATTAAAATACAAAGAAAGAATTTAA
- a CDS encoding ATP-binding protein gives MKLFELEINNFRGIRSLKIEPKGNNFLIHGPNGSGKSAVVDALDFLLTGSISRMTGKGTKGIILKKHGPHIDYSAKDADIRAKVQIHGIEEPVEIKRTLDNPNELICDDSIKES, from the coding sequence ATGAAACTGTTTGAGCTTGAAATTAATAATTTCAGGGGAATTCGGAGCCTTAAAATTGAACCAAAAGGAAATAATTTCCTGATTCACGGCCCTAATGGCTCAGGTAAAAGTGCAGTTGTTGATGCATTAGATTTTCTTCTAACTGGTTCTATATCCCGTATGACTGGTAAAGGAACGAAAGGTATTATTTTAAAAAAACACGGCCCACATATTGATTATTCTGCCAAAGATGCAGATATAAGAGCAAAAGTCCAGATACATGGAATTGAAGAACCAGTTGAAATTAAAAGAACACTTGATAATCCGAATGAATTGATATGTGATGATTCCATAAAGGAATCATAA
- a CDS encoding ATP-binding protein, which produces MNSRSDLIKVVSEFLSILIAFLGLLILIGWMFNIPLLLHPGSGFSAIKSNAGLAFLLIGVSLWFVQTKKIKFHNQGIAQILAFIVLIIGFLTLMEYIFNLNIGIDQILFKEAVGALNTSSPNRMALTTVINFILAGICILLWDVKTPRVYRPTQIFAIIGGFISLIGFLAYIYNASLFYHIPQFTAISIYATIIFILLFGAILLARPDTGIMSIINSNDISGVLARRLLPLIIILPIIFGLISRYGVNIGLYNEQLADILFLFFIIIFLTIIVWITIISIKKIDDDRRLLEIEYQVSLEENVKDRTKELEQSNKDLQQFAYVASHDLREPLRMITSFLQLLERRYYDQLDEDANEFIGFAVNGAKRLDYMINDLLEYSRVANTKREFSKVDVNKVLEYTILNLKSAIDDSSAEITYDALPTLFADEQLMILLFQNLISNSIKYRREEIPKISISAIKESNQYLFTVKDNGIGMSPKHLKKIFTIFQRLHTKEEYEGTGIGLAITQKIVHQHAGEIWVESEPGKGSTFYFTIPINE; this is translated from the coding sequence ATGAATAGCAGATCGGATTTAATAAAAGTAGTTTCTGAATTTTTATCAATTTTAATCGCTTTTTTAGGTCTTTTAATTCTTATTGGATGGATGTTTAATATTCCTTTATTGTTACATCCCGGGTCTGGATTTTCTGCTATTAAATCCAATGCTGGCTTAGCTTTTCTATTAATTGGGGTTTCCCTTTGGTTTGTCCAGACTAAAAAAATTAAATTCCACAATCAAGGGATAGCACAAATATTGGCTTTTATTGTGTTAATTATTGGATTTCTTACTCTTATGGAATATATTTTTAATTTAAACATTGGCATTGATCAGATACTTTTCAAAGAAGCTGTTGGAGCTTTAAATACGTCTTCACCTAATAGAATGGCTTTAACTACTGTTATAAACTTTATTTTAGCCGGAATATGTATTTTGTTATGGGATGTGAAAACTCCCCGTGTTTACAGACCCACTCAAATTTTTGCAATTATTGGAGGGTTTATTTCACTTATAGGATTCCTAGCGTATATCTATAATGCTTCACTATTTTATCACATTCCACAATTTACAGCAATATCAATCTATGCTACAATTATTTTTATTCTTCTTTTTGGGGCAATATTATTAGCACGTCCTGACACAGGGATCATGTCAATAATCAATAGTAATGACATTAGTGGTGTATTAGCAAGACGTTTATTGCCGTTAATTATTATTTTACCAATAATATTTGGGTTGATATCCCGGTATGGTGTAAATATTGGTCTTTATAATGAACAACTTGCTGATATTTTATTTCTTTTTTTTATTATCATATTCCTCACTATAATAGTTTGGATAACAATTATCTCTATTAAAAAAATCGATGATGATCGTAGATTATTGGAAATTGAATACCAAGTATCTCTTGAAGAAAACGTTAAAGATCGTACTAAAGAACTTGAACAATCTAATAAAGATTTACAACAGTTTGCCTATGTTGCATCTCACGACCTTCGAGAACCACTACGTATGATCACAAGTTTTCTACAGTTACTCGAGCGGAGATATTATGATCAATTAGATGAAGATGCTAATGAATTCATTGGATTTGCTGTAAATGGGGCTAAACGTTTGGATTATATGATTAATGACCTTCTAGAGTATTCCCGTGTAGCTAACACCAAAAGAGAATTCAGCAAAGTAGATGTTAATAAAGTATTAGAATATACCATTTTAAATTTGAAATCAGCTATAGATGATAGTAGTGCAGAAATAACCTACGATGCATTGCCTACACTCTTTGCAGACGAACAGTTAATGATTCTTCTATTTCAAAACCTCATAAGTAACTCCATCAAATATCGCAGAGAAGAAATACCTAAAATAAGCATCTCCGCTATTAAAGAATCAAATCAATACCTCTTTACTGTAAAAGATAATGGAATAGGAATGTCTCCTAAACACTTAAAAAAAATATTTACCATATTCCAACGATTACATACTAAAGAGGAGTATGAAGGAACAGGAATAGGACTAGCAATAACTCAAAAAATCGTACATCAACACGCAGGTGAAATATGGGTAGAATCAGAACCAGGAAAAGGTTCAACATTCTATTTTACGATCCCTATCAATGAATAA